AATGCTTGAGGCCAGGCTCCATGAGGGCCCAGAAGAGAAATTTCTCTAAAACTTCAGAGTCAGCAAAAGGAGTTCCCAGAGGAAttggtggggttttgttttgttttgttttgtttaattttatggACAATAAACCTTGAAACTCTCCCTTTTCCATTTGGCCACTTGGAAGCTCACAGTCAGATCTCATGCTCCACTTTTTGGAATAAGTATAGGGGTctttcattcatatattttggggaacTACCTTTCCTTTGATCTCATCTCACTTTCTACTTTGATTTTcctctcttttgatttctttatttgttttatatctcATAGTATtatattcatcctttaaaaaaagtttttattttattgcggTATAAGAATACCTAACATGAGGTCCAGTCTCTTAACAACAAAGGGCTCCTTTTAGCCCATCCACCTTTTTTTCTGGACAtgtttcttccccttcctggCCTGTGTTCCTCTTCATATTAACCTGACTTCCTCTGGACAGATGTATTTGGTGGGGGCAGCACTTCCCCCATCCTCCCTGTCCTGGGGGCAGCCCTCGTCTCCCCAGCGCACTGCTGAAGTCCTTCCTGGCTGCTTCTAGCTGTAAGCCCACCCTCACCCTGTCTTCTCAGTGCCTCACTGCTGCCTGGCTCCAAGCTGAGGGAAGAGTGTAAGGACATCCCCCCACTATCCTGTTGATGGGGTcagaggggcagggatgggggtggcctggctcctttctcctcccacagTGCCTGGCTGCCTGTGGTCAGATCATTCTGAGTTTCCTAGATAGTCCCAACTCCAAATATTCTAACCCCTTGAATCAGTACTTTTCAAACTTCAGAGTGGATCAGAACCACCTGAGAGACTTGTTAAACATGCAGATTGCCAGGTGCAGCCAATCCATGAGGCCAAGGTGAAGGCCTACAGGACACACAGGTGATGTGTCTGTGGGAGGTGTGCAAAAAATGTCACCACACACCACTGGGGAGTTAACAGCTCCAACACCCTGGCATCCAAACTAGCTTTCCCAGACTGCATTTGGTACCCAGCGATGCCCTCATTACAGCATGCACTGGAACCTCATGGTTCTAGGTAAGACCCGGGCAAGGTCCAGAACCAGACAGGCCTGGAGCAGAACACCAGCTCCACTGCCGTCTGGAGCGTGACCTGTGTGAGAGGCTGAATGATGCCCCCCAAAGATATCCAGGTGCTCACCCCTGGAGCAGTGACAACCTTGTATGGCAAAAGAGACTCTGTGGATGTGATGGAGTTAAGGATCCTGGGATGAGGAGAGCAGCCGGGATTACCCAGGTGGGCACCAAATGTCATCACAGCTATCCtacaagagggaggcagaaggaactAAGATACTGATGCAAGATGCCGTACTGCTGACCTTCAAGATGGACAAAGGAACCAAGAAATGCAgctttagaagctggaaaagtcaagAAGTGGATTCTGCCCTAGAGCCTCCGGAGGGAGCAAAACACTTTGATTTTGACTCAGTGAaactgatcttggacttctgacctccacaACCGTCagagaataaatgtgtgttgtttgaagccaccaagTTTGAGGTCATTTGTGACAGCGGCCACCTGGAAACGATCACAACTTGGCTGaactccttcccctccctgagcctcagcttccccgtCTGTCAAATGGGTCAGTAGTGCCTAGCTCCCAGGATTGTCGTGGGGAATGAGATAATACAATGTCTTCTGGGTgcccagctcagtgcctggcagcTGGAGAGCTGCCCCGCAGGTTACCTGGTAGCAGGGCTCACAGAGGGGTCGCCCATCCTTCTGGTAGAAGCTCTGCCCAGCCAGCTGGCGGCGGCAGATGCGGCATGTGAAGCACTGGGCGTGGTACTGCCTCTTCATGGCCTCCACGGCCAGCTCTCGGGGGGACACGGTCTTGTGGCAGAAGGCACACACGTCTGGGGTAGAGGAGACAAGGGTCGTGACCCGCCCAGTCTGGGAGAACTGTACCCGGTCATCACCCAGGACATACCCCGAATGCCTGATCTCCACCTGAAACCCTCCAGGGGTTGTGAGTGCAGCTTCTGCTCACGGAAAGGGTCATGAGGAGCATTAACAAGGAAGGCAAATGGCCTTTCAAAAAAGCTAAAATCAAGACACAGAGTGTCAGGACAGCTGGGTTGCCATTTgcaaaaaaatcaagaaggagCTCCACTGTGACACCTGACACCCAGATGATTCCAAACATTATCAAAGATCCAAAGgtgaaaaatgaaaccataagaACACTAGAAGAAACCGAACGAGAATTATTTTATAACCTTGGACTTGAGAAGGCCTTGGCACAGGGTAGGCACTTAATAGCTGTTTATTTAAAGAGTAACACATGGTGCAGGAGAGGCTGTGGGCAAATGGGCACTTGGACACCGCTGGTGGAAGTGTATATTGGGACGACTGAAAATGACAACTTGGCAAAAATTGTCAAGCTTattcttctgggaatttatctcACAAACTTGCACACAGGCAAAATGACTACATGCAAGGCAATTCATCTTAGCATTACCACCTAAACACCCACCCACAGGTGACTGGTTAAATGCATGTTTGGGCCCTGCTAAGGAATACTACACAGCTGTGAAAAAGAACAAGGAGGCTCTTATGTTCTGATGTGGAGCGAGCTCTAAGACCTATGAAGGAATGAAAGCAAAGTGCAGCACAGCACAGGGCTTGCTACTATTGGTAGGAAAATCAGGGCAGGGTACATATTTGTATTTGCTTGCATCTGCATAAAATATCTCTGAAAAGATATGCAAGATTACCAACAGAGGTTGTGTACCTGGAAGGAAACTGGGTGATACAGGGATGGAGCAGGGGAACCcttttgtactttttattttgtactcTGTGAAGGTGTTAGgtattcaaataattaaatggTGAAAAAATTCAAGCCATTTTTGCTATCATAGCAAGTTTTGCTGATCAATatttaaatggatttttgttAGAAAGGAAGAATggttaagaagataaaaataaagctgatTGATGTACAACTATGAGGCCTATCGCCATACCATGAGCTGGGACAGGACGGTGGTCCCCACTCTCCTAGTTTCCCCCCGGATGCCTGTGCCAGCCCCGCGAGGCCTGTGTCTGTACCTGTGGATGACTCCCTGTCCGGGCAGCCAGCAGGCTCTTCTGGGGGAGGCGGTAGCTCCTCCTCTGCGGGCCTGAGGTGACCAGGCCGAGGCTGCAGCGGAGGCCCCTCCGCCAGGGACTGTGGGGACAGAAGGTGGGGCGGGAGAGGAGTCACCCAGTGGGGCCCCCACACCACCCTCTCAGCTCTGCTCCTCACCCGATGGCACCGGGCACAATTAGCCCCTTGGTACAGAGGctgaaactaaggcccagagaagcAAGGGACCTGTTTCAAGACCCTCAGCAGAAAAGTTATGGTGGCAGCTGGAGCCCAGGTCCCCCGGCTCCTTGCCCTGGTTCCCTTCAAGCAGTTAGAGCTACTTTCTTCTACTTCTAAGAAACCTCCTGGACTCAGTTTCCCTTAGCCTGGAACCCCTCTCATTTCTACAAGGCCTCGGTTAAGGGCAGAGGATTAAAAATGAGTTTCCTCTGCAGCATAAGGGATTTAGATCAGACACAGGGACATCTCCCTCTGAGCTGGAGGAGGTACTTAGGGGGCAAGGGTATGGCATTCCTTCTCCAGGGACCTTGAAAAACACGTCCAATTTAAAGCAAATTATCTATTGGTGGGGCGGTAacttattttagtggaggtacctgggattgaacccaggaccttgtgcatgctaagcatgtgctctattgcttgagctatttcctccccatccaAGACATGTCCACATTTTATCAGCCTAAAAGAGCTTCAAAGACAGACCGTCCTCAAGTAGGAGAATGAACCAAACAATCTCCAGGCTTAAAATCCCAAAAGGCCCGGTATGTCCAGACTCTTCCTGCCCCAACCCACGGAGCTCCGACGACCAAGGGGCTGGCAGTACctgtggtgggggcgggggcaggtgcAGCTGCTCCAAGTCTGAAATGAGTGACGCCCCCACTGGGGCAGGCGGCTCCTCCTCAGGAGACGGCAGGTACACCGGAGGGGGTGGCGGCGGAGGTGGGAGGAGGTCCAGGTCAGGGAGCGCGTCCTCGCCatccaggggaggaggaggaagcgaACATCCTGCAaccagaagtggggagagggttGGCCAGAGTCTTTGCAGGTGGACAGAGGAGCTGACACTTACCCAGAAGGCTGTAGAGCATGGGGGCTATGGGCTCAAGTCCAGGGTCACCCAGACCTGAGTTCCATCTCTGGCTCTACCACTGACTTGCTTTGTGTCCTTAGGCAAGAGACTTAATCTCTCTGATTAAGTTTGCTCAGCTAGAATATGGGCATTGGTTGCTTAGGGTTGTTAATGAGGATTCAGTGAAATGATGCAGGTGAGGGCTTGGCCCAGTGCATGCATGTGACACAGGCTCAGAAGCCCTCCATAACAGCCCTCCCCTCGCTGCGTGCTAGAGACCCGAAATCCCACTAGAAGGGCCTTGTTCAAATGCAAGCAAAACTCAGGCTGTGGTTCTAGCAtgtggtccttggaccagcaACAGCAGAGTCACCTGGGACCTTGTTTGAAACACACCTTCTCGGCCTTCCTCGAGCTgcagaatcagaaactctggggcgGTGCCTCGTCACGTGGTGCTCAAGAAGCCCTCCACGTGATGCTGATGCCACTCCGGGGTGGGAACCACCACCCAGTGAAGTAATAGATTCAGGTAATGGCTATCAGGTGTTGAAAGCATTAGGCGGAAGGTTGATGGGGAACTTCCCAAAGGCTTCGTCAAGCTATCACCACCTGTGCCCACTGATTAACCTCAGCAGACGTCAGGGGGCTTCTGACTCAGGTATAGGAAGGGATGGGCACCACTATGTATGACacggtctttaaaaaaaaaaaccccaaaacataaatgaaaaaccaACTCAAACTCATCAGGCCTCTAGAGTTAAATCTGTTTATAAGAAATCTGGAAAACAGAGGTGCAAGCTGGATGAGACCGCAGGGAAGCAAAGGGACCAATCAGCATATGGGACATTCTATAGAAATGGACCCTGTTTCTGCAACAAATTAAAGGTATGGAGAGACCAAGAGAGGGGACTTGCCTGGAATTAAGAGACGAAAGAGGGACCATACATAATGTATacatctgtgctgtccagtacagtagccaccagccacGTATGGCTATGGAGCACTTGAAAAGTCCAGACTGAGATATGTTGgaagacttagtacaaaaaaaaggtaaaatatctcattaataattttgatAATGATTACATGTGattacattataaaatttatatagtgggttacataatatatattattaaaagtaatatcatttatttttaattttttcaatgtggatactggaaaatttaaaaattacatgaggCTTGCATTTGTGACTCTTGTggcatttgtttttaatccacAACTCCGCCCCCGTGTGATATTTCTGTTGGACACAGCACTGGTACAGACCttatttggattcttttttttttttttttttttggtatttttttaattgacgtatagccagtttacaatgttctgtcaatttctggtgtacagcacaatgcttcagtcataatacatatattcattttcatattcttttttaccataagctacaagatatcaaatatagttccctatgctgtaccatataaacttgtttatctattttatatacttatttggATTCTGATTCAAAGAATTAATCATCTCCTTTAATTCTCctcattttgtggatgaggaaaaGCTAAATATTCCACTGAATGATACAGCACAAAAGAAAGACAAGACATGATGTGAGCCATCCATTCCACTACCATCCAACAGTTAAAAGGCATTTTTATGACAAGTCAGGGAAAACTAATTATGGATAGAATATTAGATAATCGTAAGGCATTCCTGCTGATTTTGTTATGCATCGTTCAGCACTGGGGTTCTGTAAGAAAATGGCCACATTTAGAGATGCATCCTGAAGAATATGGGTCTGAAATGACCTGATTACtggcatttcttttaaaatacttcacaaaagaaaagaaagaaaggaacagatgAAACAAATGTGGCCAAATCTTAGTAACTGTTGAACTGGATGTGGGGTAAACAGGGTTCCTTCTGTTCTCCCTACTTCTGTGTATATTTAAGTTTCATtcacaacagaaattgacacattgtaactgactatacttcaataaaaaaaagtttcacttaACAACAACAcaacagcaaacacacacacgggACAGGAGTGGTGTCCAGGGCGTGGCCCTCAAAGTGCACAGACTTTCAGGTGCTCtcggcagggagggaggaggtgggctaGGAGGTCACCCGGCTCCTGCCTGAGCCCGAGGCTCTCCTCCTTCCAGGAACACTCACTATAGTGTAATCCAAACCCCTCCAGACTGCCTCAGCAAGGCGCTGCCTAGCTCCCGAGGAGGACACAGCCAGGCGGTCAGAAGAGAAGCCACAGTGTGGGCCTGTGTTCACTGCCACACACAGGGTGAGACGGGGCACGGAGGCAGTCTGCCCGCCTCCTGTCACCTGGGCACGAGGCAGGCCAGGCTCCAGAGAGGTCAGACTGCCCTAGACACCCAGAGATAGCAGATGGAGAGTGCTTGAGGCCCTGCAGCCTGGGCTTCGGTCCCAGTCCCAGCATATCTGCTGGGGCACCTCCCTGGGTTCAGTTTCCCACCCATTCGACAAAGATAACGAACCCCTCTCCGCTCTCTCATGGGCTGAAGGGACTGGACAGATGGGAAGCTTGTTCTAGACCTGTGAGTCGGCCCCAGAATCATCTGGAGGCTTGTCCAAATGCAGATGGCCGCGCCCcaccccagagcttctgattcagcaggtttGGGGTAAGCtctgagaatttacatttttggagtttcattttgaatttacATTAGAATTTACATTTCCTGGGTATGGAATTTATGTTTGCCAGGTATGGGTTCAAAGGCCACCTTTTGAGAACTACTCTTCTCTACTCCACAAGTCTCACCTGCTTAATACCTTTGGACTGGAACAATCGTTCTCAAAGTGCGGTCCCCAGACCAGAGCATCATCAATAATACCTGGGAATACAAATTCCTGGGCCCCTCCGCAGACGTGCTGCTGAGTCAGGAATGCCCAGGGTGGGGCCCAGCTGGCGGGGCTGTGTTGGAACAAGGCCCCGGGGGATGCTGATGCCGCTGAAGTGTGAGAATCTGCTGCAAAGGAGCGGACTGAGTCAGGAACAGGTCACAGAGACACAGGAGGTGTGCTGAGGCCTCTCCCAGGACCACTGGAGGCTCCAGACATTCGGTGGGCAGGTCCCAGCCAGGGCAGGAATGCAAGAGAGACGAGGACTGGAGGCTGCAGGCAGGTGCCCAGAAAGGGGGCCCACACTGAACGGGGACGATGCACCTCAAGTGGCCAAGAGCAGCAGGAGGGGAGCAAGCAGCCTTTTCAAGAGAAGCTGACTTCTGAACAAGAGAaaggtggtggggctgggagtgcctagtgaggagaggggaggagtgagGGAAAGGTGGCCGGGATGACTTCAGCAGCTGGGATGAAAGGGCTGAGGAAATGCTCGTGGATTCCTGAGGGGACGAGTACTAGATGAGGTATCAGGTGACAGCCAGCTGCAGTGTGCCCTcaagcagagggcagggcccCGGGGCTGGCCTTTGTGTTCTGTGGTCAGACCAGGCTCATACCTGCTGCTCACCATAAACTCGTCCCATTCCAGCGAGGCTGAACCCCAAGATTCCCCATGCTCTGTGCATTTGCCAAACTGACCAGCAAATGGCTGACGAGCCACCCGCTCTCAAGGACGGCCTGGTCTGGTTTTGCTACCAAACTCCCAGGATCTTGTGTCTGTAATTCCTATAGCCCATGAAAATGTCTTGGAAATTTTGGCATTCTGGCATCTAAACTATATTTCCTAGGCTCCCAagggatataatttttttttcgaTTGGATCACGTGTCCCAGTGAGCGAATTTTGGTCATCACAGTCCTGGTTCTCCTATACGGAGAAGCAGCTGGAAGATGCTGTTCTTGGCGCATGCGGTTAGGAAGGAAAAGTCAATTTAGGAGGCTGCATCATAAGGAAGAAGCACGTTATACAATATTCACATACTCTCACGCGTGTCCATTTGTGGtcccttctcctgcccctttCTGGCTTCCTGTATTGGTTTCTAGGTGGTTTCCATGGTGATGGATACACAGGGCTGCCCCAGCCTCACTCTGGCACAGCAGGACTCCTGACTAGGCACCTGAGGACTCCAGGGGGCTAACCTGCCATCCTGGCTGGCCTCTTAACCTGAGCGTCTCATTGCTTCCTTGTTCCAGCTGCTGCCCTGTTAGACGATGAGAAATCCGGCTGTCTCAGGCCCCTGGGTCATCATCCTTCCTGGCTTCTACCCAACCCAACTGCTGAGACTTTTTTATGGGAGTGGCAAGGAGAGAGGACTGGAAGGCTCTCTGTCACCATGGCAACAGGGCCAGCTCAGACCAAGCACAAGGCAAAGGAATGGTCATTTATGAAGTACCCATTCTGTGATGGAGGCATCACATACGTGACCAAATCCCCATTTTCCAggggaggaaaccaaggcccagaaagaggaaagtctgcctaagatcacacagcaaatgGATGGCAGAGCCCAACAGAGAACAAAACCACCTTTTAGGCCCTTTTACTTGCCAAATtcatttctgcctcagggcctttgcacttgctgtttgcATTACCCTTCAAGCTCCATTCTGTCATTTGGGTCTTAGCTGTGATGTTACCTCCTTGGAGAAGCCATCCTGACCACCCCGTAAAAAGTTGCCCCTCCTCAGCTCTTCACTGTTTTACTTCTATATAGTATTcctgacattttattttgtgttatttttaatctctgtttccCCTACTAGGATGTAAATTTCATGCAGGCTGAAAACCTTATCTTTCTTTTCAAGTCCCCAGTGTTTGGCCAATAACAGTAGGTATTTAGTGCTTTCCACGTGGCAGGCAGGCACTGGGCCCAAAACTTTACAAGTGTATTAattcatctaatcctcacaatgGCCCTTTGAGGTGGGTACTatcattatctctattttacagattaggaaacaggaACAGAGAAGTTGTGGCCTAACAATGTCGCACAGCCAAGTAGTGGAGGAGCctagattcaaacccaggcaggtGGGTTCCAGAGTCTGCCAGGTGCGCAGTaggtactgaatgaatgaatgaatgatctcaGAGCCTGCCCTTTCCTCCCTGCCTTGGTGCTGCCTCTGACCCAGTCTCCCACCCAGTGCCCTCACCCTCTTACCTCCATTGGAGAGCTGTAGTGGTACAGCAGGCAGTggggctgcagccctgcctgggggAGTCCAGGAATGGAGCCTCCCCGCCAAGCCAGTCCCGGGTGCCTTCGTGGCGGCAGGAGACTCCTGGGGGCGGCCAGGCCGGGCCTCACAAGCTGCCTGTCTCACCTCCTCAACCACAGCCTCATCTCGACGTGGGGGTGCCAGGGTGATAAAGACAGAGGAGGCGACCCTCTTCTCAGGCTTTGAGGTCATTGCCTCGGCTCCTGGTGGGGCTGGAGACAGAGTGGGAATCAGgcttgggtggaggggagggtgggtggcACTCCACCCGGACACATAGACGCCTCCAGGGCAGGGAACCCCCCCAGTCCCTACAAGGCAGGAGCAGCCATCCCCTGGTGCCAGAGAGCCAGCGCAGAAGGGGCTGCGGATGTCCTGCGGGGGAGGGCAGGTGCCCACCAGGTGACTGGGCTACGGGGGGGGACCCAAAAGTCCtgggtgcccctccccccaacctgcACACCTGGGGGAGTAAAGGGCAGCCCTGCCCTGCTCACCTGACAAATGATTAATTTCCCTCCTCTAAGAAGCTAAAGGGAGGGCCTGCTCCttcagctccccacccccagggcagcTGACTGCgggtcccagcccagggccaTGCCCCGAGTTAACTCCCTCACCTGGGATCCAGATTTTCCTAGGAGTGCTGAAGTCCCCGAGGTTCAGACCCAGCTCCACTGTGGGAGGGAAACAGTGTGAACCATCAGTACATCTGGGCTGGActccaggaggaagaggggacagaAGAACAATCAGAGCTACCGTTTACGAAGATCTA
The Camelus dromedarius isolate mCamDro1 chromosome 14, mCamDro1.pat, whole genome shotgun sequence genome window above contains:
- the FBLIM1 gene encoding filamin-binding LIM protein 1, with amino-acid sequence MTSKPEKRVASSVFITLAPPRRDEAVVEEVRQAACEARPGRPQESPAATKAPGTGLAGRLHSWTPPGRAAAPLPAVPLQLSNGGCSLPPPPLDGEDALPDLDLLPPPPPPPPVYLPSPEEEPPAPVGASLISDLEQLHLPPPPPQSLAEGPPLQPRPGHLRPAEEELPPPPEEPAGCPDRESSTDVCAFCHKTVSPRELAVEAMKRQYHAQCFTCRICRRQLAGQSFYQKDGRPLCEPCYQDTLEKCGKCGEVVREHIIRALGQAFHPTCFTCVSCARCIGDESFALDSQNAVYCLDDFYRKFAPVCSICENPIIPRDGKDAFKIECMGRNFHENCYRCEDCRILLSVEPTDQGCYPLNNRLFCKPCHVKRSAAGCC